One Triticum dicoccoides isolate Atlit2015 ecotype Zavitan chromosome 4B, WEW_v2.0, whole genome shotgun sequence genomic window carries:
- the LOC119290956 gene encoding probable E3 ubiquitin-protein ligase LUL2, whose product MGNAGSNGGGGGPGHRRRSSGHGHGHHHQAPPPPQQPEAAPNRYVFAAATPYPPQYPNPNPPQYYPQYGNYYPPPPPSVQVPLPAPYDHHHRGAAPPPNVPPTEFPPSVHSHHYPGWAGRYPYGLQPPMPTPYVEHQKAVTIRNDVNLKKETLRIEPDEGCPGCFLVAFTFDATVAGSMTVYFFAKEELNCNLTAMKPDLIKPVTVSFKEGLGQKFRQPSGTGIDFSAFEDSELLKQGGMEIYPLAVKAETTLSADQPSEGEDQKPKTPNSQITQAVFEKKESGDYQVRVVSQILWVNGTRYELQEIYGIGNSVEGDTDANDPGKECVICLSEPRDTTVLPCRHMCMCSECAKVLRYQTTRCPICRQPVERLLEIKVNNKAEEPPQQTSQSPPLPPPPALHQEEV is encoded by the exons ATGGGCAACGCGGGCAGCAACGGCGGGGGAGGCGGCCCTGGCCACCGCCGCCGGAGCtccggccacggccacggccaccaccaccaggcgccgccgcccccgcagcaGCCGGAGGCCGCGCCCAACCGCTACGTCTTCGCCGCCGCCACGCCCTACCCGCCCCAGTACCCCAACCCCAACCCGCCGCAGTACTACCCGCAGTACGGGAACTactacccgccgccgccgccgtccgtgcAGGTGCCCCTCCCGGCGCCCTATGACCACCACCACAggggcgccgcgccgccgcccaacGTGCCCCCCACCGAGTTCCCGCCCTCCGTCCACTCCCACCACTACCCCGGCTGGGCCGGGCGGTACCCTTACGGGCTCCAGCCGCCCATGCCCACGCCCTACGTCGAGCACCAGAAGGCCGTTACCATCCGCAACGACGTCAACCTCAAGAAGGAGACGCTCCGGATTGAGCCTGATGAAGGCTGTCCCGGTTGCTTCCTCGTCGCCTTCACCTTCGATGCCACCGTCGCTGGAAG CATGACTGTCTACTTCTTTGCAAAGGAAGAGCTCAATTGCAATCTAACAGCAATGAAGCCAGACTTGATTAAGCCTGTTACTGTTAGCTTCAAAGAGGGTCTTGGCCAAAAGTTTAGGCAACCTTCTGGGACGGGAATTGACTTCTCAGCGTTTGAGGACTCTGAGTTGTTGAAACAGGGGGGAATGGAAATATATCCACTTGCAGTTAAAGCTGAAACAACACTGTCTGCTGATCAACCATCGGAGGGGGAAGACCAGAAGCCAAAAACTCCAAACTCGCAGATCACACAGGCTGTGTTTGAAAAGAAAGAAAGTGGCGACTATCAAGTACGAGTTGTTAGTCAGATCCTTTGGGTGAATGGCACCAGGTATGAATTGCAGGAAATATATGGGATAGGAAACTCTGTGGAAGGGGACACTGATGCAAATGATCCTGGGAAAGAATGTGTCATCTGCCTCTCAGAACCTAGGGATACTACTGTCCTTCCATGTAGGCATATG TGTATGTGCAGCGAGTGCGCCAAGGTCTTGAGGTACCAGACCACCAGGTGCCCCATCTGCCGTCAGCCGGTCGAGCGGCTGCTGGAGATCAAAGTTAACAACAAAGCCGAAGAGCCGCCCCAGCAGACGTCCCAATCGCCTCCGCTACCTCCACCCCCTGCTCTGCATCAGGAAGAGGTGTAG
- the LOC119290957 gene encoding chorismate synthase 2, chloroplastic-like has product MAAAPTSHHLAAGAPWSSLPRGGFRALTDSAPASVRFSVGRRRAARLEVKAAGNIFGDYFQVATYGESHGGGVGCVISGCPPRIPLTEEDMQGDLDRRRPGQSRITTPRKETDTCKILSGTYEGMTTGTPIHVFVPNTDQRGGDYTEMAKAYRPSHADLTYDLKYGVRSVQGGGRSSARETIGRVAAGAVAKKILKLKCGVEILAFVSKVHQVVLPEDAVDYETLTLDQIESNICRCPDPEYAQKMIDAIDKVRVNGNSIGGVVTCIARNVPRGLGSPVFDKLEALLAKAMLSLPASKGFEIGSGFAGTDLTGSEHNDEFYMDEAGNVRTRTNRSGGVQGGISNGETIYFKVAFKPTATIGKKQNTVTRDHEDIELLTRGRHDPCVVPRAVPMVETMAALVLMDQLMAHVAQCEMFPLNLALQEPIGSANSTPALAPDLA; this is encoded by the exons ATGGCAGCCGCGCCCACGTCGCACCACCTCGCCGCCGGGGCGCCCTGGAGCTCCCTCCCCCGCGGCGGGTTCAGGGCGCTCACGGACTCCGCCCCCGCCTCTGTCCGCTTCTCCGTcggtcgccgccgcgccgcccgcctag AGGTGAAGGCGGCTGGAAATATCTTCGGTGACTACTTCCAGGTTGCAACTTATGGAGAGTCTCACGGAGGTGGTGTTGGCTGCGTTATCAGTGGTTGTCCACCCAGAATCCCACTCACCGAGGAAGACATGCAAGGAGACCTTGATCGAAG GCGGCCAGGTCAGAGCAGAATAACAACCCCAAGGAAGGAGACCGATACTTGTAAAATTCTTTCAGGGACATATGAAG GAATGACCACTGGGACGCCGATTCATGTTTTTGTCCCAAACACGGATCAAAGAGGGGGT GATTACACTGAAATGGCTAAGGCGTACAGACCTTCCCATGCGGATTTGACTTATGACCTCAAGTACGGTGTTAGATCTGTTCAG GGAGGTGGAAGGTCATCGGCAAGAGAAACCATTGGAAGGGTAGCTGCAGGAGCTGTTGCAAAGAAAATTCTTAAGCTGAAATGTGGAGTAGAG ATTCTAGCATTTGTTTCCAAAGTGCATCAAGTGGTACTTCCTGAAGACGCAGTTGATTATGAAACTCTTACCCTGGATCAG ATAGAGAGCAACATTTGTAGATGTCCTGATCCAGAATATGCACAGAAgatgattgatgcaattgataaagTACGAGTTAATGGGAATTCGATTGGTGGGGTGGTCACATGCATTGCCAGAAATGTTCCTCGT GGGCTTGGCTCTCCTGTATTTGACAAACTTGAAGCTCTACTGGCAAAGGCTATGCTTTCTCTTCCTGCAAGCAAGGGGTTTGAGATCGGTAGTGGATTTGCAG GTACTGACCTAACTGGAAGTGAGCATAACGATGAGTTCTATATGGACGAGGCTGGAAATGTAAGAACACGAACCAATCGCTCGGGCGGTGTACAG GGAGGGATATCAAATGGTGAAACTATATACTTCAAAGTAGCTTTCAAGCCAACAGCAACTATTGGG AAGAAGCAAAATACTGTAACAAGGGATCATGAGGATATCGAACTTCTGACAAGGGGTCGCCATGACCCATGTGTTGTCCCTCGGG CTGTTCCAATGGTGGAGACGATGGCTGCATTGGTCCTCATGGACCAGCTGATGGCACATGTTGCTCAGTGCGAGATGTTCCCGCTGAACCTCGCCCTACAAGAACCAATCGGCTCCGCAAACAGTACACCTGCGTTGGCACCAGATCTAGCATGA